In a genomic window of Opisthocomus hoazin isolate bOpiHoa1 chromosome 19, bOpiHoa1.hap1, whole genome shotgun sequence:
- the LOC104329248 gene encoding torsin-1A produces the protein MKLLNAAVFFILVPSLIPALDPLTTSVFVGGAAVAWQLLSPHSWLRCRFLECCNMKDTLNFSVIKMDLERKVFGQQLAVQIVLRALSANMQSKQPRKPLVMSFHGWTGTGKSFVSSIIAENLYRLNIPRQRFVHYFSTALHFPHLSHVHLYKEQLQNWIRGNVSACPRSLFIFSEMDQMPHGLIDSIMPFLDYHEEIDGVYYGRAIFIFLNNAGGDKVTEIALDHWRRLKRREDIPVKELQSLLSEEIFRNRNSGFFHSQLIQKNLIDYFIPFLPLEYKHVRQCVREELRMQGHPEDENLITEIASALTDYPSEERLYSSKGCKTVASRVTLSI, from the exons ATGAAGCTTCTGAATGCTGCTGTATTCTTTATTCTTGTGCCCTCTTTGATACCAGCTTTGGACCCTCTCACCACTTCAGTCTTCGTGGGGGGTGCTGCTGTCGCTtggcagctcctctcccctcaTTCCTGGCTCAGGTGCAGGTTCCTGGAGTGCTGCAATATGAAGGACACACTGAACTTCTCAG TTATAAAGATGGATTTGGAGCGAAAAGTCTTTGGACAGCAACTTGCTGTCCAGATAGTTCTGAGAGCTCTGAGCGCAAATATGCAGTCCAAGCAGCCCAGGAAGCCCCTGGTGATGTCCTTCCACGGCTGGACTGGAACAGGCAAATCGTTTGTCAGCAGTATCATTGCAGAGAACCTCTACCGGCTTAATATACCAAGACAGAGGTTTGTGCACTACTTCAGCACAGCGCTGCACTTCCCACACCTTTCACATGTCCATCTCTATAAG GAGCAGCTGCAGAACTGGATTCGGGGCAATGTCAGTGCCTGTCCAAGGTCCCTTTTTATCTTCTCTGAAATGGATCAGATGCCACATGGCCTGATAGACTCTATCATGCCGTTCCTTGACTACCATGAAGAGATTGATGGTGTTTATTATGGCAGGGCGATCTTCATCTTTCTGAA CAATGCAGGCGGAGATAAGGTAACAGAGATTGCCCTTGATCACTGGAGAAGGCTGAAGAGAAGAGAAGACATTCCTGTAaaggagctccagtctctgctctcagaggaaATTTTCAGGAACAGAAACA GTGGTTTCTTCCACAGTCAACTGATCCAGAAGAACCTGATCGATTATTTCATCCCTTTCCTTCCTCTCGAATACAAACATGTGAGACAGTGTGTCCGGGAAGAGCTGCGCATGCAAGGGCATCCCGAGGATGAAAACCTCATCACAGAGATTGCCTCGGCATTGACTGACTACCCCAGTGAAGAAAGACTCTACTCCAGCAAAGGCTGCAAGACTGTGGCCTCCAGAGTGACCCTGAGTATCTAG